In Clostridium thermosuccinogenes, the genomic stretch AACCAAATTTGTGGGCGAAGGATATCATACGTATGGCTAGTTCAACCTTGGTATGATATTCTTCACACTTTTCTTCCGGTTTCCATATCCGAAACGCCACGGGGATTTTAATCCAACCATTAGACCATAGAAGGACTACAATGTGCATTCCCCAGACATACCGATTATTTGTGTGATCGTATACATAAGATGTCGGGAAAATGCTCTTGCCGAAAGGCTTCCTGATAATCACATCATCGATGATCAAATATCCAAGACCAGCCGTTTGTGACTGTATTGCCTGGATGAACAGGATCATGATATTTGTGTTATTAATAGAAAGCAACGGCAGCAGCCTTGTTATGGCATCATGGGATACCCAGTACAGCTTCTGCGCAATATATGTTGCTGTAGGATTATTAAACAGGATTATACCCATACATGCTGCAACGAAGACCAGTGTATACTTCTCAGGGAACAAAAACTTATCCAAATTGAACTTTCTCACCAGTTCAGTAATAATATCGTGAATGCCGTGCTTGGCAACGGTTATGTCGGAAATGCAATTTTTGGTAGACCTCATGGAACCCCTGCCAAAAGAATAGCATAATTCGAAAACTGGTGAATAGCTGTAATATATGGAAACCTCAATGCAACAACCTTTTAAGCTATATTCTGTTTTCAAAGTGCTGATATGACTTGTTTATGTTACTTTTGCGTAAGTACTATTAATAATACATTCGTTGCAATTAGGATTACTCGGCCTGCACCAGGTTCGCCCGATCTCCCAGCATGAAAAATCTATAATCCCAGGAAACTCAGGATTTAACTCTCTTGCCTTATAGATAATTGAATCTAAATCAGCGTTATTGTCAACCAAACCTGTCCGTCGCATTACTCTTAGAATATGCACATCTGGTGATATGTCAATTGAGTAATAATCAGAAAACGGGATTTTAAATTGTCTGGCAAGAATATTAGCCGCCATTGTGGCAATTTTTTTGCCGCTTCCTTTAAACTGCAAGAATTCATAAACCACTTTTGCGCTACAAGGGTTGTTGCTCCATATTCGCGAAGCATTCCCATTATACTTTACTTTAATATCCTGAACTGCAGAATAAAACACTTCTGCCATTATCTCGTTAAATCTATGCAATATATTCCTATTAAAAATATTCTTGTACTCTTCCAGCGAAATACTAGCTAAATCATCAATATTAGAACTTCCTACAATCTCCTTTATTCTAAAGGGAATTGACCACGCCCGCTCCGCTTTAATCTGCCTATCCATCAAGCAGGCTAAAACAAAAGCATGTGGCGTGTTTTCAATATCGTTAAGAAATTTATCATGTTCTATGTCATTAACAAAAGGAATAAGATGTCTTTCTGAATCACTAAATCGTGCTTTTCCTATTGTTACAAGCAAATGTTCTGCCATATTAACATCACATTCCTTTCGCTGTGCTCAAGGCACAAAATAGAATGAAAAATTTTTACTTAAGCCACCCTCTGTAGTAAAATATAAGTGGGTATGCAGGTATACTACAGAGCACGGGGAGGTGAGTGTGACAACCAAACTTTGAGTTGTCCGTATATTAACATGTGCCGTTCGCTCTCTCAAGTACAAATAAGTGTGCCATCGAGCACGAACACTAATCTTTGTTTTAAACAAAGCTCTTGTTTATATTGAGTGGACAGTCAATGCCTGCATCCCTAAATATTTACAAGGGTGAGGTTGATGCTTAAGATTGTCTATCCCATCTGTTGTGGAATTGATGTCCACAAAAAGTTTGTAATTGCCACTATTGCCACCACCAATGATAAAAATGTTACTTCCTATCAAACACGTCGTTTTAATACTTTCAAAAATGATCTAATCGCTCTCAACAACTGGTTAGTAGAAAACAAGTGCAAAGATGTCTGTATGGAATCCACCGGAAAGTACTGGA encodes the following:
- a CDS encoding iron-sulfur cluster loop — its product is MAEHLLVTIGKARFSDSERHLIPFVNDIEHDKFLNDIENTPHAFVLACLMDRQIKAERAWSIPFRIKEIVGSSNIDDLASISLEEYKNIFNRNILHRFNEIMAEVFYSAVQDIKVKYNGNASRIWSNNPCSAKVVYEFLQFKGSGKKIATMAANILARQFKIPFSDYYSIDISPDVHILRVMRRTGLVDNNADLDSIIYKARELNPEFPGIIDFSCWEIGRTWCRPSNPNCNECIINSTYAKVT